In Calothrix sp. PCC 7507, one DNA window encodes the following:
- a CDS encoding GAF domain-containing protein has product MTLPNPGSVLATLTELTQVNRTHALLRRVKDLSVNEFVCLLDFITAEFQQFLRAIELINNEALETMLEKVLEAITLKIGQILKAEHTAIFLVDYDKNQLWSKVPQDNTQRFLEIRTPITVGIPGHVASTGQYLNIAETATHPLFSPELEKQMGYKIRNILCMPVVSSKNQTVAVVQLANKSGNIPFNHDDEERFRDFAASIGIILESCQSFYVAARNQRGATALLRATQTLGQSLDLEATLQIVMEQARILMQADRSTLFLYRKEMGELWTKVAAAADGTNMMEIRIPSNRGIAGYVASTGEAVNIPDAYKDPRFDPSTDRKTGYVTRNILCLPVFNSANELIGVTQLINKKQGSFTASDEEFMRAFNIQAGIALENARLFENVLLEKQYQKDILQSLSDAVISTDMAGRIVTINDAALQLLGCPLGEANTKSSKLLWEQNLIGRLVWEVIPIENLQMRLEDSLKIGARHYVPEQSLTVGLYQVVSNEWRSLNETQDSALTIHHAILVVRDRTNPDFFIPWNQPLTPKSAFLPASKVQKLERSLNLTVNPLTNPEGGVRGGLVVLEDISQEKRMKTTMYRYLTPHVAEQVMALGEDALMVGERKDVTILFSDIRGYTTLTENLGAAEVVSLLNQYFETMVEAVFNYEGTLDKFIGDALMAVFGAPLPLTENHAWRAVQSALDMRQRLAEFNQRRIIQAQPQIRFGIGISSGEVVSGNIGSHKRMDYTVIGDGVNLSSRLEGVTKEYGCDIILSEFTYQLCSDRIWVRQLDKIRVKGKHQAVNIYELISDRHTPLDADTQEFLFYYQTGRSAYLSRKFTQAIACFEAAKQIRPTDQAVDIHLERAANYQKTPPPDSWDGIWTMIAK; this is encoded by the coding sequence ATGACACTTCCCAACCCTGGTAGCGTCCTGGCTACGTTAACTGAACTCACTCAAGTTAATCGTACCCACGCCCTACTACGTCGTGTGAAAGACCTTTCTGTTAACGAATTTGTCTGTTTACTGGATTTTATTACTGCTGAATTCCAACAATTTTTGAGAGCGATTGAGCTAATTAATAATGAAGCTCTAGAGACTATGTTGGAGAAAGTTCTAGAGGCGATCACACTTAAAATAGGTCAAATTCTCAAAGCAGAACACACAGCAATTTTTTTAGTAGATTATGATAAAAATCAACTGTGGTCAAAAGTTCCCCAAGATAACACACAAAGATTTTTAGAAATTCGCACTCCAATCACAGTAGGAATTCCGGGTCATGTCGCTAGTACAGGTCAATATCTCAATATAGCTGAAACTGCTACTCACCCTTTATTTAGCCCAGAATTAGAAAAACAAATGGGCTATAAAATTCGCAATATTTTATGTATGCCAGTTGTGAGTAGTAAAAACCAGACTGTAGCGGTAGTACAACTAGCAAATAAATCTGGAAATATTCCCTTTAATCATGATGACGAGGAACGGTTCCGGGACTTTGCGGCTTCTATTGGGATTATATTAGAAAGCTGTCAATCTTTTTATGTAGCAGCTCGTAATCAGCGGGGTGCAACTGCACTTTTGCGGGCGACTCAAACACTAGGGCAAAGTTTAGATTTAGAAGCAACTTTGCAGATAGTCATGGAACAAGCCCGGATTTTAATGCAAGCAGACCGCAGTACGCTATTTTTATATCGTAAAGAGATGGGGGAACTCTGGACGAAGGTAGCAGCGGCTGCGGATGGGACAAATATGATGGAAATTCGCATTCCTTCTAACCGTGGCATTGCTGGCTATGTAGCCTCGACAGGCGAAGCTGTGAATATCCCTGATGCTTATAAAGACCCTCGTTTTGATCCAAGTACAGATAGAAAAACTGGATATGTAACTCGGAATATTCTGTGTTTGCCGGTGTTTAATTCTGCTAATGAATTGATTGGAGTCACACAGTTAATTAATAAGAAGCAAGGGAGTTTTACTGCTTCTGATGAAGAATTTATGCGGGCTTTTAATATTCAAGCAGGAATTGCTCTAGAAAATGCTCGTTTATTTGAAAATGTCCTCCTAGAAAAACAGTATCAAAAAGATATTCTTCAGAGTTTATCAGATGCTGTGATTTCTACAGATATGGCAGGTCGAATTGTTACTATTAATGATGCAGCACTGCAATTACTGGGTTGTCCTTTGGGGGAAGCTAACACTAAAAGTAGTAAGCTTCTTTGGGAGCAAAATTTGATTGGCCGACTGGTTTGGGAGGTGATACCAATTGAAAACCTGCAAATGCGCCTGGAAGATAGTTTAAAGATTGGTGCTAGACATTATGTCCCAGAGCAAAGTTTAACGGTGGGTTTATATCAAGTGGTGAGTAATGAGTGGCGATCGCTCAACGAAACTCAAGACTCAGCACTCACCATTCACCATGCAATTTTAGTAGTGCGCGATCGCACTAATCCAGATTTTTTCATTCCCTGGAACCAACCATTAACCCCCAAGTCGGCATTTTTACCCGCTAGCAAAGTCCAAAAATTAGAACGCAGCCTGAATCTCACCGTTAATCCCCTCACTAACCCCGAAGGTGGAGTGCGGGGTGGCTTGGTGGTGTTGGAAGATATTAGTCAGGAAAAGCGGATGAAAACTACCATGTATCGCTACCTGACACCCCATGTCGCCGAGCAAGTCATGGCCTTAGGGGAAGATGCTTTAATGGTGGGTGAGCGCAAAGATGTGACTATCCTATTTTCGGATATTCGGGGTTACACAACCCTGACAGAAAATCTCGGTGCGGCTGAGGTGGTATCGCTGCTTAATCAGTATTTTGAGACAATGGTTGAGGCAGTTTTTAACTATGAAGGCACCCTAGATAAGTTTATTGGTGACGCCTTAATGGCGGTGTTTGGTGCCCCCCTACCATTGACAGAAAATCATGCTTGGCGGGCAGTACAATCAGCATTAGATATGCGGCAAAGACTGGCGGAATTTAACCAAAGGCGGATTATCCAAGCACAGCCACAAATCCGATTCGGGATTGGGATTAGTTCTGGGGAAGTGGTTTCGGGTAATATTGGTTCCCATAAACGGATGGACTATACCGTGATTGGGGATGGGGTGAATTTGAGTTCGCGCTTAGAAGGCGTGACTAAAGAGTATGGTTGTGATATAATTCTAAGCGAATTTACTTATCAGTTGTGCAGCGATCGCATTTGGGTACGCCAATTAGATAAAATTCGGGTTAAAGGTAAGCATCAGGCAGTAAATATCTACGAACTAATTAGCGATCGCCATACACCCTTAGACGCAGATACGCAAGAGTTTTTGTTTTATTATCAGACTGGGCGTAGTGCTTATTTATCACGTAAGTTTACACAAGCGATCGCTTGTTTTGAAGCTGCCAAGCAAATTAGACCCACAGACCAAGCTGTGGATATTCACCTAGAACGCGCTGCTAATTACCAAAAAACACCACCCCCAGATTCCTGGGATGGCATTTGGACAATGATTGCGAAGTAA
- a CDS encoding glycosyltransferase family 1 protein, with protein MRIALFTETFLPKIDGITTRLRYTIEHLQRNGNQILVIAPDGGISEYKGAKVYGVSGFPLPLYPELKIALPRPAIASVLKEFQPDIIHVVNPAVLGLSGIFYSKRLNIPLVASYHTHLPQYLQHYGLQSLEGLLWELLKNAHNQAALNLCTSTAMIKELTAHGIKRLYLWQKGVDTELFHPQMASVSMRSHLSQNHPESPLLLYVGRLSAEKEIEGIKAILEAIPEARLALVGDGPHRQILKKHFHGTNTNFVGYLTGNELASAFASADAFIFPSRTETLGLVLLEAMAAGCPVVAARSGGIPDIVTNGVNGYLFEAKVDLQEAIAATINLLQNKQKSNIIRQNARREAEKWGWETAVYQLQNYYQKAIFAQNNIWKKI; from the coding sequence ATGAGAATTGCCCTATTCACTGAAACCTTTTTGCCGAAGATTGACGGCATTACAACTCGTCTGCGTTATACGATTGAGCATTTACAGCGCAATGGAAACCAAATTTTAGTAATTGCCCCAGATGGTGGTATCAGCGAATACAAAGGAGCTAAAGTTTATGGCGTGTCTGGTTTTCCTCTACCACTATATCCAGAGTTAAAAATTGCTTTACCTCGTCCAGCGATCGCTTCTGTGCTGAAAGAATTTCAACCCGATATTATTCATGTCGTCAATCCAGCAGTGTTGGGATTATCTGGTATATTTTATAGCAAGAGGTTAAATATCCCTCTGGTGGCATCTTACCATACCCATTTACCCCAGTATCTCCAACACTATGGCTTGCAGTCCCTAGAAGGGCTGCTGTGGGAATTGCTCAAAAATGCTCATAATCAAGCAGCTTTGAATCTTTGTACCTCCACAGCAATGATCAAGGAATTAACAGCACATGGCATTAAAAGGCTGTACTTGTGGCAAAAAGGCGTAGATACAGAATTATTTCACCCACAAATGGCTAGTGTGTCTATGCGATCGCATCTGTCACAGAATCATCCAGAAAGTCCCTTGCTACTTTATGTGGGGAGGCTTTCTGCGGAAAAAGAAATTGAGGGCATCAAAGCAATTTTAGAGGCTATTCCCGAAGCAAGATTAGCATTGGTGGGAGATGGGCCCCACCGACAAATACTCAAAAAACACTTTCATGGCACAAACACCAATTTTGTCGGCTATCTCACAGGAAATGAGTTAGCTTCTGCCTTTGCTAGCGCTGATGCTTTTATCTTTCCTTCCCGTACAGAGACATTAGGACTAGTGCTATTGGAAGCAATGGCTGCTGGTTGTCCAGTCGTGGCAGCTCGTTCGGGAGGAATTCCTGATATTGTTACAAATGGGGTTAATGGATATCTGTTCGAGGCAAAAGTTGATCTTCAAGAGGCGATCGCAGCTACTATTAATCTCTTACAAAACAAACAAAAAAGTAATATTATCCGTCAAAATGCGCGTCGAGAAGCAGAAAAATGGGGATGGGAAACTGCCGTATATCAGCTACAAAATTACTATCAAAAGGCAATTTTTGCTCAAAATAATATATGGAAAAAAATCTAA
- a CDS encoding NAD-dependent epimerase/dehydratase family protein yields the protein MKVLVIGGDGYCGWATALYLSNRGYEVGILDSLVRRHWDNELSIETLTPIAPIQQRLQRWYDVTGKSIDLFIGDVTNYEFLKQSLQQFQPNALVHFGEQRSAPFSMIDREHAVLTQVNNIVGTLNLLYAMRKDFPNCHLVKLGTMGEYGTPNIDIEEGYINIEHNGRKDILPYPKQPGSMYHLSKVHDSHNIHFACRVWGLRATDLNQGVVYGVFTTETGLDELLINRLDYDGVFGTALNRFCIQAAIGHPLTVYGKGGQTRGFLDIRDTVRCIELAIAHPAEPGDFRVFNQFTEQFSVGDLAMMVKKAGNAMGMNVEINHLDNPRIEKEEHYFHAKNTKLLDLGLQPHYLSDSLLDSLLNFAIKYQKRINQKQIFPKVSWHRN from the coding sequence ATGAAAGTCCTGGTTATTGGTGGTGATGGGTATTGTGGTTGGGCAACTGCACTTTACCTTTCTAATAGAGGTTATGAAGTGGGGATTCTAGACAGTTTGGTGCGGCGGCATTGGGATAATGAACTGAGTATTGAAACTCTAACCCCGATCGCCCCAATTCAACAACGCCTTCAGCGTTGGTATGATGTGACTGGTAAGTCCATCGACCTCTTCATTGGGGATGTGACGAATTACGAGTTTCTCAAGCAATCCCTGCAACAGTTTCAGCCAAATGCCCTAGTACATTTTGGTGAACAGCGTTCAGCACCTTTTTCGATGATCGATCGCGAACACGCAGTTCTCACCCAAGTCAATAACATAGTCGGCACTTTAAACTTGCTATATGCGATGCGGAAAGATTTCCCAAATTGTCATTTGGTGAAGTTGGGAACAATGGGTGAATACGGCACACCTAACATCGACATTGAAGAAGGTTATATCAATATTGAACATAATGGCAGAAAAGATATATTGCCTTATCCCAAGCAGCCTGGTTCAATGTATCACTTAAGCAAAGTCCATGATAGCCACAATATTCACTTTGCTTGCCGAGTTTGGGGATTGCGGGCTACAGACTTAAATCAAGGTGTAGTTTATGGCGTTTTCACAACAGAAACAGGGCTAGACGAATTGTTGATTAACCGTCTTGATTATGACGGGGTGTTTGGCACTGCACTAAACCGCTTTTGCATTCAAGCCGCTATCGGACATCCCCTCACAGTTTACGGGAAAGGTGGACAAACACGGGGATTTTTGGATATTCGGGATACAGTGCGCTGTATTGAACTTGCGATCGCCCATCCTGCTGAACCGGGAGATTTTCGCGTCTTTAATCAATTTACCGAACAATTCAGCGTCGGTGATTTAGCAATGATGGTAAAGAAAGCTGGAAATGCAATGGGAATGAATGTGGAAATCAATCACCTGGATAATCCCAGGATTGAGAAAGAAGAACATTACTTCCACGCGAAAAACACCAAATTGCTTGATTTAGGTTTACAACCCCACTATCTTTCTGATTCTTTACTCGATTCTCTGTTAAATTTTGCCATCAAGTATCAGAAACGAATTAATCAAAAGCAAATTTTCCCCAAAGTCTCTTGGCATAGAAATTGA
- a CDS encoding AAA family ATPase yields the protein MKEELNILIQAQYPLIYLVTSEEERAEQAISTIAQLLKPQRRIFVWTVTHGIVEYGQPRNVTQHNTVSPEAAIEWIIRQKEPGIFILKDLHPFIDAPATTRSLRDAIASFKGMQKNIILMSPVQQVPIELEKEVVVLDFTLPDMAELNKVLTHHLDQNRGRRLTTEAREKLLRAALGLTKDEAEKVYRKAQVTTGRLTEDEVDIVLSEKKQLIRRNGILEYIEEDETIDAVGGLEELKKWLKQRSNAFTERAREYGLPQPKGMLILGVPGCGKSLIAKTTSRLWGLPILRLDMGRVYDGSMVGRSEANLRNALKTAESISPTILFIDELDKSFAGSAGSGDSDGGTSSRIFGSFLTWMQEKKSPVFVMATANRVERLPGEFLRKGRFDEIFFVDLPTPEERQDIYNIHLTKRREDIARFDLEQLAKMSDGFSGAEIEQAIVAAMYEAFAQDREFTQLDIIAALKSTLPLSRTMQEQVTALRDWARQRARPAASSVAEYQRMEF from the coding sequence ATGAAAGAAGAGCTCAATATCCTAATTCAAGCTCAATACCCTTTAATCTACCTTGTGACCTCCGAGGAAGAGCGGGCAGAGCAAGCAATCTCCACCATCGCCCAATTGTTAAAGCCCCAACGCCGAATATTTGTTTGGACAGTAACACACGGCATCGTGGAGTATGGCCAACCCCGGAATGTAACTCAGCACAATACCGTTTCTCCAGAGGCGGCAATTGAGTGGATCATCCGGCAGAAAGAACCCGGTATATTTATTCTTAAAGATTTACATCCATTTATTGATGCACCTGCGACAACGAGATCGTTACGGGATGCGATCGCCAGCTTCAAAGGTATGCAGAAAAACATCATTTTGATGTCACCTGTGCAACAAGTGCCTATTGAACTGGAAAAAGAAGTTGTTGTTCTCGATTTTACGTTGCCAGATATGGCTGAGTTAAACAAAGTTTTGACTCACCACTTGGATCAAAATCGTGGGCGACGACTCACAACCGAGGCGCGAGAAAAGCTTCTCAGAGCAGCTTTAGGTTTAACGAAAGATGAAGCTGAGAAAGTCTATCGCAAGGCGCAGGTAACTACAGGTCGTCTAACGGAAGATGAAGTAGATATAGTTTTATCTGAGAAGAAACAGCTGATTCGGCGCAATGGTATTCTAGAATACATAGAAGAAGATGAAACTATTGATGCTGTCGGCGGATTGGAGGAGCTGAAAAAATGGCTCAAACAACGCTCCAATGCTTTTACAGAAAGAGCGAGGGAGTATGGTTTGCCCCAACCAAAGGGAATGTTAATTCTAGGAGTTCCCGGTTGTGGTAAGTCGCTGATTGCCAAAACTACCTCCCGCCTGTGGGGCTTGCCAATCTTGCGCTTAGATATGGGGAGAGTCTACGACGGCTCAATGGTGGGCCGAAGTGAGGCAAATCTGCGTAATGCCCTAAAGACGGCAGAATCCATTTCACCAACAATTCTATTTATTGATGAGTTGGATAAATCCTTTGCTGGTAGTGCCGGTTCTGGTGATTCAGATGGCGGTACTTCTAGTCGAATCTTCGGTTCTTTCCTGACCTGGATGCAAGAAAAGAAATCTCCAGTGTTCGTAATGGCAACAGCTAACAGAGTCGAACGCTTACCGGGAGAGTTCTTGCGGAAAGGACGGTTTGATGAAATTTTCTTTGTTGATCTGCCAACTCCGGAAGAACGGCAAGATATATACAATATTCACCTCACGAAACGCCGCGAAGACATTGCTCGATTTGACCTGGAGCAACTAGCTAAGATGTCAGATGGCTTTTCTGGAGCAGAAATTGAACAAGCGATCGTGGCGGCAATGTATGAAGCCTTTGCCCAAGATCGGGAGTTCACACAACTAGATATTATTGCTGCACTGAAGTCAACTTTGCCGCTGTCTCGCACGATGCAAGAACAGGTCACAGCTTTAAGAGACTGGGCCAGACAGCGCGCCCGCCCTGCAGCATCCTCCGTTGCTGAATATCAGCGAATGGAGTTTTAG
- a CDS encoding DUF1257 domain-containing protein, whose protein sequence is MSHFSTLRTKITDAEILKASLADLGISVKTEADVRGYNGQRVRSDIVAVLEGEYDLGWSRNSDGSFDLIADLWGVAKKHNQTELINSINQKYAVNKTLAEVKQRGLQNANVRLVLQ, encoded by the coding sequence ATGTCTCATTTTAGCACTCTGCGCACCAAGATCACCGATGCCGAAATCCTCAAGGCTTCCTTGGCCGACCTCGGTATCAGCGTAAAGACTGAAGCTGATGTTCGTGGTTATAACGGTCAGCGCGTCCGTTCTGATATCGTTGCCGTTTTGGAAGGCGAATATGACCTCGGTTGGTCTCGCAACAGTGATGGTTCTTTCGACCTAATCGCTGACTTGTGGGGTGTTGCTAAGAAACACAACCAAACTGAGTTGATCAACTCAATCAACCAAAAGTATGCTGTTAACAAGACATTGGCTGAAGTAAAACAGCGCGGTCTGCAAAACGCCAATGTGAGATTGGTATTGCAATAA
- a CDS encoding glycosyltransferase family 4 protein: MLTNKVTENLNSDNKFYKKTSHVFVFLEVFVHEGGIQSYVKDIFRAYGGLNTDYQAKVFVLRDSPDNANPLKSENLKFYSFKTQSPQMGRIKMVAALLKCLLQERPQHVFCGHIKLAVLIQSLCQPLGIPYTVLTYGKEVWEPLKSKERNALIWASKIWTISRYSRDRACAANGLDPNMVKMLPCTIDGDKFTPGTKQQELVEKYNLTDAKVLMTVARLWSGDIYKGVDVTIRALPQIAQVFPEVKYLVIGRGDDQPRLAQLAKDLDISDRVVFAGFVPTEQLIAHYRLADAYIMPSQEGFGIVYLEAMACGVPVLSGDDDGSADPLQDGKLGWRVPHRDPNAVAAACIEILTGNDQRCDGQWLREQAIALFGIDAFQQQLQDLL; the protein is encoded by the coding sequence ATGCTAACTAATAAAGTCACAGAAAATCTAAATTCAGATAATAAATTTTATAAAAAAACCAGCCATGTCTTTGTGTTTTTAGAAGTTTTTGTACACGAAGGTGGTATTCAATCCTATGTAAAGGATATTTTTCGGGCATATGGGGGATTGAATACAGACTATCAAGCAAAAGTTTTTGTATTAAGAGATAGTCCAGATAACGCAAACCCTTTAAAGTCTGAAAATCTCAAATTTTATAGCTTTAAAACTCAATCTCCTCAGATGGGGAGAATCAAAATGGTAGCGGCGTTGCTCAAGTGTCTGTTGCAAGAACGCCCTCAACACGTTTTTTGCGGTCATATTAAACTAGCAGTATTGATCCAAAGCCTTTGTCAACCATTAGGAATTCCTTATACAGTTCTGACTTACGGTAAAGAAGTTTGGGAACCGCTTAAGAGTAAAGAACGTAACGCGCTCATCTGGGCATCCAAGATTTGGACAATTAGTCGCTATAGTCGCGATCGCGCTTGTGCTGCCAATGGTCTAGACCCTAACATGGTCAAAATGCTTCCCTGTACCATCGATGGAGATAAATTCACTCCTGGGACTAAGCAACAAGAATTAGTCGAAAAGTATAATTTAACCGATGCCAAGGTATTGATGACTGTAGCGCGGCTATGGTCAGGTGATATTTATAAAGGTGTAGATGTCACCATTCGCGCATTACCACAAATAGCTCAAGTATTTCCTGAAGTAAAATATTTGGTGATTGGTCGCGGTGATGATCAACCACGATTAGCCCAGCTAGCAAAAGATTTAGATATCAGCGATCGCGTTGTTTTTGCCGGTTTCGTGCCTACAGAACAACTAATAGCACATTACCGCCTCGCTGATGCCTACATTATGCCTTCCCAAGAAGGCTTTGGCATCGTCTATCTAGAAGCAATGGCTTGTGGAGTTCCTGTACTATCTGGTGATGATGATGGATCAGCTGACCCCCTGCAAGATGGTAAACTGGGGTGGCGAGTACCACATCGCGATCCAAATGCTGTGGCAGCTGCTTGTATAGAAATTCTCACAGGCAATGACCAGCGTTGTGATGGTCAATGGCTGCGAGAACAAGCGATCGCACTTTTTGGTATAGATGCCTTTCAACAACAGCTGCAAGACCTGCTTTAG
- a CDS encoding anti-sigma regulatory factor → MLSIVQQDHLTVKSELKLLNQVQQWFEQFCLQHLSQLGWSETQLYRLNLALAEGFTNAVRHAHHTLPPETNIDIEVCLWIDRLEVKIWDYGKPFNPDAIAEPEPGTLQIGGYGWFLLRRLADHVVYERGADGRNCLLIVKYASEG, encoded by the coding sequence ATGCTTAGCATAGTGCAGCAAGACCATCTGACGGTGAAGAGCGAACTGAAGCTCCTAAACCAAGTTCAACAATGGTTTGAACAATTTTGTCTACAACATTTGTCTCAACTTGGCTGGTCAGAAACCCAACTTTATCGGCTCAACTTAGCATTGGCAGAGGGCTTTACTAATGCTGTTCGTCACGCTCACCATACTTTACCTCCAGAAACAAACATAGACATTGAGGTTTGTTTGTGGATTGACAGATTGGAAGTGAAAATTTGGGATTATGGGAAACCTTTTAATCCCGACGCGATCGCCGAACCAGAACCAGGTACTCTTCAAATAGGGGGGTATGGATGGTTTCTCCTCAGGCGCTTGGCTGACCATGTTGTCTACGAACGTGGTGCAGATGGTAGAAACTGTTTACTCATCGTCAAATATGCCTCAGAAGGGTGA
- the petD gene encoding cytochrome b6-f complex subunit IV encodes MATLKKPDLSDPSLRAKLAKGMGHNYYGEPAWPNDLLYVFPIVIMGSFACIVALAVLDPALTGEPANPFATPLEILPEWYLYPVFQILRSLPNKLLGVLAMASVPLGLILVPFLENVNKFQNPFRRPVATTVFLFGTLVTLWLGIGAALPLDKSLTLGLF; translated from the coding sequence ATGGCAACACTGAAAAAACCTGATCTTAGCGATCCTTCGTTAAGAGCCAAACTCGCCAAAGGCATGGGTCACAACTACTATGGCGAACCCGCATGGCCTAATGACCTACTCTACGTATTTCCCATCGTAATTATGGGTTCATTCGCTTGTATTGTGGCGCTAGCTGTGCTAGACCCCGCTTTAACAGGCGAACCAGCAAATCCTTTCGCCACACCACTGGAAATTCTGCCAGAGTGGTACTTGTATCCAGTGTTCCAGATTTTGCGATCGCTCCCAAACAAACTCCTAGGAGTATTAGCAATGGCTTCAGTACCATTGGGGCTGATCCTTGTACCTTTTCTGGAAAACGTCAATAAGTTCCAAAACCCCTTCCGTCGTCCAGTTGCCACTACAGTGTTCTTATTTGGCACTCTTGTGACTCTGTGGCTAGGTATTGGCGCTGCCCTACCATTAGATAAATCTCTGACCTTGGGACTGTTCTAA
- the petB gene encoding cytochrome b6: MANVYDWFEERLELQALADDVTSKYVPPHVNIFYCLGGITLVCFLIQFATGFAMTFYYRPTVAEAYTSVQYIMTDVSFGWLIRSIHRWSASMMVLMMILHVFRVYLTGGFKKPRELTWVSGVILAVITVSFGVTGYSLPWDQVGYWAVKIVSGVPEAIPVVGVLISDLLRGGSSVGQATLTRYYSAHTFVLPWLIAVFMLFHFLMIRKQGISGPL, translated from the coding sequence ATGGCCAACGTTTACGACTGGTTTGAGGAACGCTTGGAGCTTCAGGCGCTTGCTGATGATGTTACTAGCAAGTACGTCCCTCCCCACGTCAACATCTTCTACTGCCTGGGTGGTATCACCCTAGTTTGCTTTCTCATCCAGTTTGCCACTGGATTTGCCATGACGTTCTACTACCGGCCAACAGTTGCCGAAGCTTACACTTCGGTGCAATACATCATGACTGATGTGAGCTTCGGCTGGCTAATTCGCTCCATCCACCGCTGGTCTGCCAGCATGATGGTGTTGATGATGATTTTGCACGTTTTCCGGGTTTACCTAACAGGTGGCTTTAAAAAGCCCCGCGAATTGACCTGGGTCAGCGGTGTGATTCTGGCTGTAATCACCGTTTCCTTTGGCGTGACTGGCTATTCTTTACCTTGGGACCAAGTTGGTTACTGGGCTGTGAAAATCGTCAGCGGTGTACCAGAAGCAATTCCTGTAGTTGGCGTTTTGATATCTGACCTGCTGCGCGGTGGTTCCAGTGTTGGTCAAGCAACCCTAACTCGCTACTACAGCGCCCACACATTTGTACTGCCTTGGTTGATTGCGGTTTTCATGCTATTTCACTTCTTGATGATTCGCAAACAAGGCATTTCGGGTCCTTTGTAA
- the ctpA gene encoding carboxyl-terminal processing protease CtpA, with translation MGFFMHKQVFRLGFSLLMAFWLALGILIPSATALSEEQKLISEVWRIVNRTYLDETFNHQNWAMARQKALSAPLNNHQAAYGAIQKMLKSLDDPFTRFLDPEQYRSLQVNTSGELMGVGLQIALNSETGKLEVISPIAGSPAEKAGIRPRDRIIKIEGISTENLTLDEAATRMRGPIGSLVTLLIERDGEAQTEIRVTRDRIALNPVVAELRRSPQNQPIGYVRLNQFNANASTELAHAISSLEKQGAAAYILDLRNNPGGLLQAGIETARLWLDSGTVVYTVNRQGIQGSFEASGPPLTTDPLVILVNKGTASASEILAGALQDNGRAQLVGETTFGKGLIQSLFELSDGSGLAVTIAKYETPKHRDINKLGIKPDKVITQEAITREQIATEADQQYQAAIELLTKKSVVAEAE, from the coding sequence ATGGGCTTCTTCATGCACAAACAGGTTTTTCGTCTGGGTTTTTCACTGCTAATGGCATTTTGGTTGGCGTTGGGGATACTCATCCCATCGGCAACTGCGTTGTCAGAGGAACAAAAGCTAATATCAGAAGTATGGCGAATTGTCAATCGTACTTATCTAGATGAGACATTTAATCATCAAAACTGGGCGATGGCTCGGCAAAAGGCGCTCTCAGCACCACTCAACAATCATCAGGCAGCTTATGGAGCAATTCAGAAGATGCTCAAAAGCTTGGATGACCCGTTTACGCGCTTTTTAGATCCGGAACAGTACCGCAGTTTACAGGTGAATACCTCTGGAGAGTTGATGGGGGTGGGTTTGCAAATTGCCCTCAATTCTGAGACAGGTAAGTTGGAAGTTATCTCACCAATAGCGGGTTCGCCAGCCGAGAAAGCCGGAATTAGACCACGCGATCGCATTATTAAAATTGAAGGGATTTCCACAGAGAATCTGACTCTAGATGAAGCAGCGACCAGAATGCGTGGGCCAATTGGCAGTCTGGTGACACTGTTGATTGAGCGCGATGGCGAGGCTCAAACAGAAATCAGGGTGACACGCGATCGCATTGCGCTGAATCCTGTAGTAGCAGAATTGCGTCGTTCGCCACAAAATCAGCCCATTGGCTATGTCCGCCTCAATCAATTTAATGCCAACGCCTCAACGGAATTGGCACACGCCATTTCTAGTCTAGAAAAACAAGGTGCTGCTGCTTATATTTTGGATTTGCGAAATAATCCTGGTGGGCTATTGCAAGCCGGAATCGAAACTGCTCGCTTGTGGTTAGACTCTGGTACTGTAGTTTACACTGTGAATCGGCAAGGCATTCAGGGCAGTTTTGAAGCATCTGGCCCGCCATTGACTACAGATCCTCTAGTGATTTTGGTGAATAAAGGAACTGCTAGTGCTAGTGAGATTCTCGCTGGGGCGCTGCAAGATAACGGCCGCGCTCAGTTAGTAGGTGAAACTACCTTTGGTAAAGGCTTAATTCAATCTTTATTTGAATTATCTGATGGTTCTGGTTTAGCAGTCACAATTGCGAAGTACGAAACCCCTAAGCATCGAGACATTAACAAACTGGGTATTAAACCAGACAAAGTGATTACCCAAGAGGCAATTACTCGCGAACAAATTGCCACAGAAGCCGATCAACAATATCAAGCGGCGATAGAACTGTTAACAAAAAAATCAGTAGTGGCAGAAGCAGAGTGA